A single window of Pseudoduganella plicata DNA harbors:
- a CDS encoding glycosyltransferase: MSFDTGYELAVRALKADFLACRQWELLCSHGASADAAQRLVQQGRAWRQRLAALRDHVHTNFELFDARRVSSLIGMPTRALDETLLHRIWMGGALPDGARQAICQWGAALEEVDGGWSSVLWVWDAAQLAEDPLFRPGPGNDQGCIGRYTIGGRDLDVHSLATLIRQCVPALAQRLARWHAAGCYVNLSDYLRILVLREHGGVYLDADTMPYRSATVFLARPEVPDYVGFDSVDGQVTARHVSWLNLVRDENGLLVARRGDAAVRELADEMAAALGTLSPFGTPDPRLLQQATYYRWRRQAGSTLLSWHEMTQGYGVLADPRPEAVVAGVRGMRLRMDADTGAPQPLSPAEAQAYERSVARLAERDWRLAHPLELERVVEVAWVTEVAPMAYAPQLRAQSPGCNYYSFLCDDPHLERVNALFAAYLLARNGERIAQGGFWQPMRGACAGTLPVPRRRELFAHE, translated from the coding sequence ATGAGTTTCGATACCGGATACGAACTGGCAGTACGGGCGCTGAAGGCCGATTTCCTGGCCTGCCGGCAGTGGGAGCTGCTCTGCAGCCACGGCGCGTCGGCGGATGCGGCGCAGCGGCTGGTCCAGCAGGGCCGCGCCTGGCGCCAGCGGCTGGCGGCGCTGCGCGACCACGTGCACACGAATTTCGAACTGTTCGACGCGCGGCGCGTGTCGTCCCTGATCGGAATGCCCACGCGTGCGCTGGACGAGACGCTGCTGCACCGCATCTGGATGGGCGGCGCGCTGCCCGACGGGGCGCGCCAGGCCATCTGCCAGTGGGGCGCCGCGCTCGAAGAAGTCGATGGCGGCTGGTCGTCGGTGTTGTGGGTGTGGGATGCGGCGCAACTGGCGGAAGATCCGCTGTTCCGGCCCGGTCCGGGCAACGACCAGGGCTGCATCGGCCGCTACACGATCGGCGGCCGCGACCTGGACGTGCACAGCCTGGCCACGCTGATCCGCCAGTGCGTGCCCGCGCTGGCGCAGCGGCTGGCCCGGTGGCATGCGGCTGGCTGCTACGTCAACCTGTCCGATTACCTGCGCATCCTCGTGCTGCGAGAACACGGCGGCGTCTACCTGGACGCGGACACGATGCCGTACCGCAGCGCCACGGTGTTCCTGGCGCGGCCCGAGGTGCCGGACTACGTAGGCTTCGACAGCGTGGACGGCCAGGTGACCGCCAGGCACGTGTCGTGGCTGAACCTCGTGCGCGACGAGAACGGCCTGCTGGTGGCACGCCGGGGCGACGCGGCGGTACGTGAGCTGGCGGACGAGATGGCGGCGGCGCTGGGTACGTTGTCGCCCTTTGGCACGCCTGACCCGCGCCTTCTGCAACAGGCAACGTACTACAGGTGGCGTCGCCAAGCCGGCAGCACGCTGCTGTCCTGGCACGAGATGACGCAGGGGTATGGCGTACTGGCGGACCCGCGCCCTGAAGCGGTCGTGGCGGGCGTGCGCGGGATGCGATTGAGGATGGACGCCGATACGGGCGCACCGCAGCCATTGTCGCCGGCCGAAGCGCAGGCGTACGAGCGCTCGGTGGCAAGGCTGGCGGAACGCGACTGGCGGCTGGCGCACCCGTTGGAGCTCGAGCGCGTCGTCGAGGTGGCGTGGGTGACGGAGGTGGCGCCGATGGCGTATGCGCCGCAGCTGCGCGCGCAATCGCCTGGCTGCAATTACTACTCGTTCCTGTGCGACGATCCGCATCTGGAGCGCGTCAACGCGCTGTTTGCCGCCTATCTGCTGGCGCGCAACGGCGAGCGCATCGCCCAGGGCGGCTTCTGGCAGCCGATGCGCGGCGCCTGCGCAGGTACGTTGCCCGTCCCTCGTCGGCGCGAGCTGTTCGCCCATGAATGA
- a CDS encoding MFS transporter, translating into MKRLWWFSAFFLLYELTVYLTNDMIMPGMPSVMAEFGGPSRYIGLSLSLYILGGCTLQIGLGPLADRIGKRRVMLGGAAFFLLATALVPMAGSAPQFLAIRFFQGMGSCFIFIGYAAIHELFDDTRAVKLTTLMGNTTVFAPLIGPVAGSAVISVFDWRAVFVTAFVLGAVAWLGLARTMPAGGGKPLAAGDKSLTASYRAIFTNRTFMLGILVAGLAITPLTAWIGLSPAILLQHGGASYGTYIAWQCAIFVGFVLSTFAIGRMGGELPLGRLLRQGGVLAVVGLGGAGFAAGQPQLFIACMFVFSAGFGLFNGALIRIALTATGQSMSLTSAAMSLLYCLYIALGLELYNAICERFGYTLQAYALCGVPVALAVCAGLFHIARGHDARVRDAVAGLPDLA; encoded by the coding sequence ATGAAGCGTCTGTGGTGGTTTTCGGCTTTTTTCCTGCTCTACGAGCTGACGGTCTATCTGACCAACGACATGATCATGCCTGGCATGCCGAGCGTCATGGCGGAGTTTGGCGGGCCCAGCCGGTATATCGGCCTGTCGCTGAGCCTGTACATCCTGGGCGGCTGCACGCTGCAGATCGGCCTGGGACCGCTGGCGGACCGCATTGGCAAGCGCCGCGTGATGCTGGGCGGCGCGGCGTTCTTCCTGTTGGCCACCGCGCTGGTGCCTATGGCGGGGTCGGCGCCGCAATTTCTTGCGATCCGCTTCTTCCAGGGCATGGGCTCGTGCTTCATCTTTATCGGCTACGCAGCCATCCATGAACTGTTCGACGACACACGCGCCGTCAAGCTGACGACCCTGATGGGAAACACCACCGTGTTCGCCCCGCTGATCGGACCCGTGGCCGGCAGTGCCGTCATCAGCGTGTTCGACTGGCGCGCCGTGTTCGTCACGGCGTTCGTGCTGGGTGCCGTCGCGTGGCTCGGCCTGGCGCGGACGATGCCGGCGGGCGGCGGCAAGCCGCTGGCGGCCGGCGACAAGAGCCTGACCGCCAGCTACCGCGCCATCTTCACCAACCGCACCTTCATGCTTGGCATTCTGGTCGCGGGGCTCGCCATTACACCGCTGACGGCGTGGATCGGCCTCTCGCCCGCCATCCTACTGCAGCACGGCGGCGCCAGCTACGGCACCTACATCGCCTGGCAGTGCGCCATCTTTGTCGGTTTCGTCCTGAGCACCTTTGCCATCGGGCGCATGGGCGGGGAGCTGCCGCTCGGACGGCTTCTGCGCCAGGGCGGCGTGCTGGCGGTGGTCGGGCTGGGCGGTGCCGGCTTCGCGGCCGGCCAGCCGCAGCTGTTCATCGCCTGCATGTTCGTGTTTTCCGCCGGCTTTGGGCTCTTCAACGGGGCGCTGATCCGTATCGCGCTGACCGCCACCGGACAGTCGATGAGCCTGACGTCGGCCGCCATGAGCCTGTTGTATTGCCTGTACATCGCACTGGGGCTGGAGCTGTATAACGCCATCTGCGAGCGCTTCGGCTACACGTTGCAGGCGTACGCGCTGTGCGGCGTACCCGTGGCGCTGGCTGTCTGCGCCGGGCTGTTTCATATCGCCCGGGGCCACGATGCGCGCGTGCGTGACGCTGTCGCGGGTCTGCCCGATCTTGCCTGA
- a CDS encoding mechanosensitive ion channel family protein yields the protein MKFWSQFTFVRSIELENWLTAGAVAVAAFVLMHALIAWARRRIARLAEAGKSDRPYAEVLAATLGRTSMVAVALTAILIGLTVLDLPTPWDLRVRNLWFITLGTQLVLYVDHAVSVTSRRYFRTHAKAPDAPATVAHTLLNWAMKTVLWTVFLLAVLANLGINISAFVASLGIGGVAVALAVQNILGDLFASLSIAVDKPFEVGDAIVVNGVSGAVEKVGLKTTRIRADSGEQVVIANADLLKNTVRNYKRMANRRVAFPLLLDPATPVAVAREIPARMKEIVERQESVRFDRAHLKNVTQDALEFEVVYFVLVPSYGTFMDTQQQVLLGALELMEELGVGNVRPVQRVAVDMARGLHVVGEEDQDSEAGNEPAPAARLGVRTV from the coding sequence ATGAAGTTCTGGAGTCAATTCACCTTTGTGCGCAGTATCGAACTGGAGAACTGGCTGACCGCGGGCGCCGTCGCCGTGGCGGCGTTCGTGCTGATGCATGCGCTAATCGCGTGGGCACGGCGGCGCATCGCCAGGCTGGCCGAAGCCGGCAAGTCGGACCGGCCCTATGCCGAAGTGCTGGCCGCCACGCTGGGCCGTACCAGCATGGTCGCCGTGGCGCTGACGGCCATCCTGATCGGGTTGACGGTGCTGGACCTGCCGACGCCGTGGGACCTGCGCGTGCGGAACCTGTGGTTCATCACCCTGGGCACGCAACTGGTGCTGTACGTCGACCATGCGGTGTCCGTGACGTCACGGCGTTATTTCCGCACCCACGCGAAGGCTCCCGACGCGCCGGCCACGGTGGCCCATACGCTCCTCAACTGGGCGATGAAGACGGTGCTGTGGACCGTGTTCCTGCTGGCCGTGCTGGCCAATCTGGGGATCAATATCTCGGCGTTCGTCGCCAGCCTGGGCATCGGCGGCGTGGCCGTCGCGCTGGCCGTTCAGAACATCCTGGGCGACCTGTTCGCGTCGCTGTCGATCGCGGTCGACAAGCCGTTCGAGGTGGGCGACGCGATCGTCGTCAACGGTGTCTCCGGCGCGGTGGAAAAGGTGGGGCTGAAGACGACGCGCATCCGCGCCGACAGCGGTGAGCAGGTCGTCATTGCCAACGCCGACCTGCTCAAGAACACGGTCCGCAACTACAAGCGGATGGCCAACCGCCGCGTGGCATTCCCGCTGCTGCTCGACCCGGCCACGCCGGTGGCGGTGGCGCGCGAGATTCCGGCACGGATGAAGGAAATCGTGGAGCGGCAGGAATCGGTGCGCTTCGACCGTGCCCACCTGAAGAACGTGACGCAGGATGCACTGGAGTTCGAGGTCGTGTACTTTGTACTGGTGCCATCGTACGGCACCTTCATGGACACGCAGCAGCAGGTGCTGCTGGGCGCCCTGGAGCTGATGGAGGAACTGGGCGTGGGCAATGTGCGCCCCGTTCAGCGCGTGGCCGTGGACATGGCGCGCGGCCTGCACGTCGTTGGCGAGGAAGATCAGGACTCCGAAGCCGGGAACGAGCCGGCGCCGGCCGCGCGGCTGGGCGTGCGCACGGTATGA
- a CDS encoding zinc-binding metallopeptidase family protein codes for MKTFHCDKCSQQVFFENTVCFNCGSMLGYQPALRRINSFEPAADGLWRSLNRLDEGKLYKQCANYVQHDVCNWMLPADDPHDLCESCQLTVVIPALSSEKNRVLWSRLEAAKRRLLFSLATLHLTPVSKEVEPDTGLAFEFLEDGVSDQTVMTGHANGLITLNIAEADPAERERTREQMHERYRTLLGHFRHESGHYYFDRLVVGTDWIDEYRALFGDERADYGEALKRHYAEGPRADWASHFVSSYASSHPWEDWAETWAHYLHMMDTLETAHSCGLALNPPKPNEPALEIAVPPAKTDAFDETVSEWFALTYVLNSLNRSIGMPDSYPFTLSTPVLEKLAFVHKVVRAQMKAA; via the coding sequence ATGAAAACGTTTCACTGCGACAAATGTTCCCAACAGGTCTTTTTTGAAAACACCGTCTGCTTCAACTGCGGCAGCATGCTGGGCTACCAGCCGGCGCTGCGCCGCATCAACAGCTTCGAACCTGCCGCCGACGGTCTCTGGCGCAGCCTGAACCGCCTCGATGAAGGCAAACTGTACAAGCAGTGCGCCAACTACGTGCAGCACGACGTGTGCAACTGGATGCTGCCGGCGGACGATCCGCACGACCTGTGCGAGTCCTGCCAGCTGACGGTCGTCATTCCCGCGCTGTCGTCGGAAAAGAACCGCGTGCTGTGGTCGCGGCTGGAAGCGGCCAAGCGCCGCCTGCTGTTTTCGCTGGCAACACTGCATCTTACGCCCGTCTCCAAGGAGGTCGAGCCGGACACCGGCCTGGCCTTCGAGTTCCTGGAAGACGGCGTGTCCGACCAGACGGTGATGACGGGCCATGCCAACGGCCTGATCACGCTGAACATCGCCGAAGCCGATCCGGCCGAACGCGAGCGCACGCGCGAACAAATGCACGAACGTTATCGCACGCTGCTGGGACACTTCCGCCATGAGAGCGGCCATTATTATTTCGACCGGCTGGTCGTCGGTACCGACTGGATCGACGAGTACCGGGCCCTGTTCGGCGACGAGCGAGCCGATTACGGCGAGGCGCTCAAGCGCCATTACGCCGAGGGTCCGCGCGCCGACTGGGCGTCGCATTTCGTCAGCAGCTATGCCAGCTCGCACCCGTGGGAGGACTGGGCCGAGACGTGGGCCCACTACCTGCACATGATGGACACGCTGGAGACGGCGCATTCGTGCGGCCTGGCGCTGAACCCGCCCAAGCCGAACGAGCCGGCGCTGGAGATTGCCGTGCCGCCCGCAAAGACGGACGCGTTCGACGAAACCGTCAGCGAATGGTTCGCGCTGACGTACGTCCTGAACAGCCTGAATCGCAGCATCGGCATGCCGGACTCCTATCCGTTCACGCTCAGCACGCCCGTTCTGGAGAAGCTCGCGTTCGTCCACAAGGTCGTGCGGGCGCAGATGAAGGCCGCCTGA